The Pseudomonadota bacterium genome has a window encoding:
- a CDS encoding ComF family protein — MSLFGAGLLDLLFPRRCLSCLVFLDHPLSRPRAAPALENFLCPACREQLPPVFVPRIENFSSALDQVFSLYPYTGLLEKLIPAWKYQGRAEFFPLVEILLARVLEIASIRQTKIDLFTSVPLSPRSFRRRGFNQAHFIAAGTARLLAGGRARPLLRKVVETPQQVSLDRIARRQNLQADSFQVCRPAAIAGRRILLCDDVMTTGSTLNAAALALRAGGAVSVSALTLARVVSDRKKVR, encoded by the coding sequence TTGTCTCTTTTCGGCGCCGGTCTGCTGGATCTTCTTTTTCCCCGGCGCTGTCTTTCTTGTTTGGTTTTTCTTGACCATCCCCTGAGCCGCCCGCGGGCCGCGCCCGCTCTGGAAAATTTTCTCTGTCCGGCCTGTCGGGAGCAGCTTCCGCCGGTTTTTGTGCCCCGAATAGAAAATTTTTCCAGCGCCCTCGATCAGGTTTTTTCTCTTTACCCTTATACCGGTCTTCTGGAGAAGCTTATTCCGGCCTGGAAATACCAAGGTCGGGCGGAATTCTTTCCGCTGGTTGAGATTCTTCTGGCCCGGGTTCTGGAGATTGCGTCAATCAGACAGACGAAGATTGATCTTTTCACCTCAGTTCCGCTCTCGCCCCGTTCTTTCCGCCGCCGGGGCTTCAATCAGGCCCATTTTATCGCGGCCGGAACGGCCCGACTGCTGGCCGGCGGCAGGGCCCGGCCCTTGTTACGTAAGGTCGTGGAAACTCCGCAACAGGTTTCCCTCGACCGGATTGCCCGGCGGCAAAACCTGCAAGCCGACAGTTTTCAGGTCTGCCGTCCGGCCGCGATCGCGGGCCGCCGGATTCTGCTTTGTGATGATGTCATGACCACCGGCTCGACCCTGAACGCCGCCGCGTTGGCCTTGCGGGCCGGCGGGGCGGTCTCGGTCTCGGCTCTGACCCTGGCCCGGGTGGTGTCGGACAGAAAGAAAGTGCGGTAG
- a CDS encoding glutamate-5-semialdehyde dehydrogenase produces the protein MDLAQAIKQLARQTKAAARVLASASTVEKDKALRAMARALRAQKAFLQEQNQLDLEGARAHGLSPAMLDRLTLSDPVIEGMAVGLEEVAAFPDPVGEIVRMWRRPNQLLVGKMRIPLGVVGMIYESRPNVTADATGLCLKSGNGVILRGGSEAFNSNLAVLRVLHEALRGTAIPPEAIQVVPFVERQAINHLLECEEEIDLIIPRGGEGLIRFVVEHSRIPVIKHYKGVCHIYVDAGADLEMARKIVVNAKVQRPGVCNAAETILVHKEVAAAFLPLMVADLKAEQVEIRGCPKTLALVSDLVPAEEADWGAEYLALVVAVRVVDDFEEALAHIAVYASDHTETIITSDYQRSQEFLRRVNSSVVMINASTRFSDGGQMGLGAEIGISTTRLHAYGPMGLEGLTTTKYIIYGSGQIRE, from the coding sequence ATGGATTTAGCTCAGGCAATTAAACAGCTGGCCCGGCAGACCAAGGCCGCTGCGCGGGTGCTGGCCTCCGCCTCGACGGTGGAAAAAGACAAGGCCCTGCGGGCTATGGCCCGCGCCCTGCGCGCACAAAAGGCCTTTCTTCAGGAGCAAAATCAGCTTGATCTGGAAGGCGCCCGGGCCCATGGGTTGAGCCCGGCGATGCTTGATCGTCTGACCTTGAGTGACCCGGTGATTGAAGGTATGGCGGTCGGACTGGAGGAGGTCGCGGCTTTTCCCGATCCGGTGGGTGAGATCGTTCGCATGTGGCGGCGGCCCAATCAACTGCTCGTCGGGAAAATGAGGATTCCGTTGGGGGTGGTCGGCATGATTTATGAGTCTCGCCCCAATGTCACGGCGGATGCCACCGGACTCTGTCTTAAGTCCGGTAACGGCGTTATCCTGCGAGGAGGCTCAGAAGCCTTCAATTCCAACCTGGCGGTGCTCAGGGTTCTGCACGAAGCCTTGCGCGGTACCGCGATTCCGCCGGAAGCGATTCAGGTTGTCCCGTTTGTTGAACGGCAGGCCATCAATCATCTTCTGGAATGCGAGGAGGAGATTGATTTGATCATTCCCCGGGGAGGTGAGGGGCTGATTCGTTTTGTCGTCGAACATTCCCGGATTCCGGTGATTAAGCATTACAAAGGCGTTTGCCATATTTATGTCGATGCCGGCGCCGATCTGGAAATGGCCCGAAAAATCGTGGTCAATGCCAAGGTGCAGCGGCCCGGGGTCTGTAATGCCGCGGAAACTATTCTGGTACACAAGGAGGTTGCGGCCGCTTTTCTGCCGCTGATGGTCGCCGATCTCAAAGCCGAGCAGGTTGAGATTAGGGGCTGTCCGAAAACCCTGGCCCTGGTTTCCGATCTGGTTCCGGCCGAGGAGGCCGACTGGGGCGCCGAATATCTTGCTCTTGTGGTGGCCGTGCGGGTGGTCGATGATTTTGAGGAGGCGCTTGCCCATATCGCCGTATACGCTTCCGATCATACGGAAACCATCATTACTTCAGACTATCAGCGTTCCCAGGAGTTCTTGCGCCGGGTTAATTCCTCGGTGGTCATGATTAACGCCTCGACGCGGTTTTCCGATGGCGGCCAGATGGGCCTGGGCGCTGAAATAGGTATCAGCACCACCCGACTGCACGCCTACGGGCCGATGGGGCTTGAGGGCTTGACGACTACTAAATATATCATTTATGGCAGCGGTCAAATCAGAGAATAA
- the nadD gene encoding nicotinate (nicotinamide) nucleotide adenylyltransferase, whose translation MAAVKSENKRIGIFGGTYNPVHHGHLRAAEEVRQAFVLDKVYLVPSGRPPHKIDAGVASAEERLAMVRRARRGNPFLACSAFECRRGETSYSVATIEYFQRRFPAAELFFIIGWDAWNEIGTWYAFPGFFAQANFVVISRQGRQPWLEAGRDALFPFALENEFCYEKESTYRHVSGRGLYFMEVTRLDISSSLVRGEAAAGRSLRYLVPAAVASYILKNRIYFDD comes from the coding sequence ATGGCAGCGGTCAAATCAGAGAATAAACGAATCGGGATCTTTGGGGGAACCTATAACCCGGTTCATCATGGTCACTTGCGGGCCGCGGAAGAGGTGCGCCAGGCCTTCGTCCTGGATAAGGTCTACCTGGTTCCTTCAGGGCGTCCGCCGCATAAAATCGATGCCGGGGTGGCTTCGGCCGAGGAACGTCTGGCCATGGTGCGGCGTGCGCGGCGCGGCAATCCTTTTCTTGCCTGCAGCGCTTTTGAATGCCGTCGTGGTGAAACTTCCTATTCGGTGGCGACAATTGAGTATTTTCAGCGCCGTTTCCCTGCGGCCGAGCTTTTTTTTATCATCGGCTGGGATGCCTGGAACGAAATCGGAACCTGGTACGCTTTTCCCGGCTTTTTCGCGCAGGCTAATTTTGTTGTTATCTCCCGGCAGGGCCGGCAGCCCTGGCTTGAGGCCGGTCGGGACGCACTTTTTCCGTTTGCGCTGGAGAACGAATTTTGCTATGAGAAGGAGTCCACTTATCGGCATGTCTCGGGCCGCGGGCTTTATTTCATGGAGGTTACCAGACTGGATATTTCTTCCAGTCTGGTTCGCGGCGAAGCCGCAGCCGGAAGGTCTTTGCGCTATCTGGTGCCGGCGGCGGTGGCCAGTTACATTTTAAAAAACAGGATATATTTTGATGACTGA
- the rsfS gene encoding ribosome silencing factor yields MTDERGGAFSGGDDKISLIRRFLEEKKAEDLVVLNLKRLSSVTDTLVIAGGSSDRQVQAISEHLAQEMKKLGYHLLGNEGLQGGRWALLDYGDVIVHVFYNELRRHYDLEGLWRDAPVIVDQRREEVRP; encoded by the coding sequence ATGACTGATGAACGGGGCGGTGCTTTTTCAGGTGGTGACGACAAAATTTCTTTGATCAGGCGTTTTTTGGAGGAGAAAAAAGCCGAAGACCTGGTGGTACTGAATTTAAAGAGGCTTTCCTCGGTAACCGATACCCTGGTGATTGCCGGCGGCAGTTCGGACCGGCAGGTGCAGGCCATCAGTGAACATCTGGCCCAGGAAATGAAAAAACTGGGTTACCATCTTCTGGGTAACGAGGGCCTGCAGGGTGGTCGCTGGGCCTTGCTGGATTATGGTGACGTGATTGTGCATGTCTTTTACAATGAGCTGCGGCGGCATTATGATCTCGAAGGTCTCTGGCGTGACGCCCCGGTAATTGTCGATCAACGCCGGGAGGAAGTCCGGCCTTAA
- a CDS encoding tetratricopeptide repeat protein, translated as MIYRIILFGGLLVLLGAAYLIYLNPTETSIALTHGFSIDGTMPFFLLLAIVAGAFASGIFFSLLAVRRQISIFFLARRLRRIENARQALLEGVEAGFKGEIKKATASFNRALRLDGKNIETVLALARLYLRERRPEAALRTLDQAIEYSPEDPRLHWYRIQALQKLDDPLRVTNHLLFMKARYPRNRALMGMLVGQFYARGYWREALETWQEISKEEAKGSEEKQTALSGIANCAYELARSQWLARLPEEAAATLKIVFEQDRDHLAAYLLKAEMESKKGEALNVLKSGFRRKPNAVFLLECERLQLEDDLENSTEKILKFYRKVLSRNPEYRPARWLYARFCLEHQKYDEAEVAAKRLRESGFTGPLLEVLLGELACRREHRLHEAVDHFKKALGCVERLQPVFGCEVCGRLSPDWKYRCPHCGTYNSYDLSERICSFG; from the coding sequence ATGATTTACCGAATAATTCTTTTCGGCGGTTTGCTGGTGCTTCTCGGAGCCGCGTATCTGATCTACCTGAATCCCACTGAAACCTCCATCGCCCTGACGCATGGTTTCAGCATTGACGGGACCATGCCCTTTTTTCTGCTATTGGCAATAGTTGCCGGGGCTTTCGCCAGTGGCATATTCTTTTCCCTGTTGGCGGTCCGCCGTCAGATCAGCATTTTTTTTCTCGCCCGGCGCCTGCGGCGGATTGAAAATGCCCGTCAGGCTCTGCTTGAAGGCGTGGAAGCCGGTTTCAAGGGGGAAATCAAAAAAGCGACGGCCAGTTTTAATCGGGCGCTCAGACTGGATGGTAAAAATATCGAGACGGTTCTGGCCCTGGCGCGTCTGTATCTGCGTGAACGCCGGCCGGAAGCGGCACTGCGGACCCTGGATCAGGCGATTGAGTACAGTCCTGAAGATCCGCGTCTGCATTGGTACCGGATTCAGGCCCTGCAAAAACTGGATGACCCCCTGCGGGTGACCAATCATCTGTTGTTTATGAAGGCCCGTTATCCTCGCAACCGGGCGCTGATGGGCATGCTGGTTGGGCAGTTTTACGCCCGCGGCTACTGGCGGGAAGCCCTGGAAACCTGGCAGGAAATCAGCAAGGAAGAAGCCAAGGGCAGCGAGGAAAAACAAACAGCGCTTTCCGGAATCGCCAACTGCGCCTATGAACTGGCCCGGAGTCAATGGCTGGCCCGCCTTCCGGAGGAGGCCGCCGCCACGTTGAAGATTGTTTTCGAGCAGGATCGCGATCATCTCGCCGCCTACCTGCTCAAGGCGGAGATGGAGAGCAAGAAGGGCGAGGCTCTGAATGTTTTGAAGAGCGGCTTTCGCCGCAAGCCAAATGCCGTTTTTCTCCTTGAGTGTGAACGCTTGCAGCTTGAGGATGATCTCGAAAACAGTACGGAAAAAATTTTGAAGTTCTACCGCAAGGTTCTATCCCGCAATCCTGAGTACCGACCCGCACGCTGGCTCTATGCCCGTTTCTGTCTTGAACATCAGAAATACGACGAAGCCGAGGTCGCGGCCAAGAGATTGCGCGAAAGCGGTTTTACCGGCCCTCTGCTTGAAGTGCTGCTGGGCGAACTGGCCTGCCGCAGGGAACATCGTCTGCACGAGGCCGTGGATCATTTCAAAAAGGCGCTGGGCTGCGTCGAGCGCCTGCAGCCGGTTTTCGGTTGTGAGGTCTGTGGCCGTCTGTCGCCGGACTGGAAATACCGTTGTCCGCATTGCGGCACCTATAACAGTTATGACCTTTCGGAAAGGATCTGCTCCTTTGGCTGA
- a CDS encoding 2,3-bisphosphoglycerate-independent phosphoglycerate mutase encodes MTFRKGSAPLAEQPVALIILDGWGLAPAGPGNAISQASTPVFDRLLNECPWTTLGASGLDVGLPAGQMGNSEVGHTNIGAGRIVYQELTRIGLALANGSLAGNEALQRAFLAAAANGRALHLLGLLSTGGVHSHQDHLEALLRLAAERGLQRIYVHVFLDGRDTPPDSGLSYVRRLELFLEKLGVGRIASVGGRFYGMDRDRRWERVERHWRTLVLGQGERFHKASAGVEASYAAGVMDEFVEPFPVLGADSEPALLQTGDGVIFFNFRGDRAREITMALTRDEFADFARPVYPRLGAYVCLTEYDAEFGLPVVFPPVDLVDVLGQVIADQGLRQLRIAETEKYAHVTFFFNGGREAPFPGEERCLVPSPREVRTYDLKPEMSAMTIASELCRLLDKQVYDLIVLNFANCDMVGHTGIIKAAVKACEAVDQALGLILEKFTKLGISALITADHGNAEVMLDATGRPVTAHSLSPVPLILFAPDDHGRLRSGGVLADIAPTLLQVMGLDKPAAMTGSSLLSGD; translated from the coding sequence ATGACCTTTCGGAAAGGATCTGCTCCTTTGGCTGAACAACCTGTTGCCTTGATTATTCTGGATGGTTGGGGTCTGGCCCCGGCCGGACCCGGAAATGCCATCAGTCAGGCCTCGACCCCGGTGTTTGATCGCCTGCTTAACGAATGTCCGTGGACGACGCTGGGGGCCAGCGGTCTGGATGTCGGTCTGCCGGCCGGTCAGATGGGAAATTCCGAGGTCGGCCATACCAATATCGGAGCCGGTCGGATTGTCTATCAGGAACTGACTCGTATCGGTCTCGCGCTGGCGAATGGTTCGCTGGCCGGCAATGAGGCCTTGCAGCGTGCTTTTCTGGCGGCGGCCGCAAACGGCCGGGCTTTGCATCTGCTGGGGCTTCTGTCGACCGGCGGGGTGCACAGTCATCAGGATCATCTGGAGGCCCTGTTGCGCCTGGCGGCGGAGCGCGGCCTGCAACGGATTTATGTCCATGTTTTTCTGGATGGTCGCGACACGCCGCCGGACAGTGGGCTGAGCTATGTCAGACGCCTGGAGCTTTTTCTGGAAAAACTCGGGGTCGGGCGTATCGCCAGTGTCGGCGGGCGCTTTTATGGCATGGATCGGGACCGGCGTTGGGAGCGAGTCGAACGTCACTGGCGGACACTGGTTCTGGGTCAGGGCGAGCGTTTCCACAAGGCTTCCGCCGGGGTCGAAGCCTCATATGCCGCCGGGGTTATGGATGAATTTGTCGAGCCTTTTCCGGTGCTGGGTGCAGATTCGGAACCGGCTCTGTTGCAAACCGGAGACGGTGTGATTTTCTTCAATTTCCGGGGCGACCGGGCCCGGGAGATCACCATGGCCCTGACCAGGGATGAGTTTGCGGATTTCGCACGGCCTGTTTATCCCCGTCTGGGAGCCTATGTCTGCCTGACCGAATATGACGCCGAATTCGGTTTGCCGGTGGTTTTTCCTCCGGTGGATCTGGTCGATGTGCTCGGGCAGGTGATCGCCGATCAAGGGCTGCGCCAGCTGCGGATCGCCGAGACCGAAAAATATGCGCATGTCACCTTTTTCTTTAACGGTGGTCGCGAAGCGCCGTTTCCCGGAGAGGAGCGCTGTCTGGTGCCATCACCGCGTGAGGTCAGAACCTATGATCTCAAGCCGGAGATGAGCGCCATGACCATCGCCTCCGAGCTTTGCCGCCTGCTGGATAAACAGGTTTACGATCTGATCGTGCTTAATTTCGCCAACTGCGACATGGTTGGCCATACCGGCATTATCAAAGCCGCGGTCAAAGCCTGTGAAGCGGTGGATCAGGCTCTGGGGCTGATCCTGGAAAAATTCACCAAACTCGGTATCTCCGCCCTGATCACCGCCGATCATGGTAACGCCGAGGTCATGCTGGATGCCACGGGACGGCCGGTGACGGCTCATTCCCTGAGTCCGGTGCCGTTGATTCTGTTTGCTCCGGATGATCACGGTCGCTTGCGTTCGGGTGGGGTTCTGGCCGATATCGCTCCCACCCTGCTGCAGGTCATGGGCCTGGATAAACCGGCCGCCATGACCGGTTCCAGTCTTCTGTCCGGAGACTGA
- a CDS encoding 23S rRNA (pseudouridine(1915)-N(3))-methyltransferase RlmH: MRLLLLLAGKTRHAAYQQEMAEYQRRLNRYLPCEIREFKEEKPGRSETPAAYRRRQAPRLLEEFRKPAGLKLLLDERGPRRDSLEFSAFLEQALAGGQQQLVFFCGGPFGYDPSLRREADYLISLSPLTFPHELARLLLCEQLYRALTIIRNEPYHY; this comes from the coding sequence ATGCGTTTGCTGCTGTTGCTGGCCGGCAAAACCAGGCATGCGGCTTATCAGCAGGAAATGGCTGAGTATCAGCGCCGTTTAAATCGCTATCTGCCCTGTGAAATCAGGGAGTTTAAAGAGGAAAAACCGGGTCGGTCTGAGACCCCGGCGGCTTATCGCCGGCGGCAGGCGCCGCGGTTGTTGGAGGAGTTCAGAAAACCGGCCGGCTTGAAACTGTTGCTGGATGAACGCGGGCCTCGGCGCGACAGTCTTGAATTCTCTGCTTTTCTGGAGCAGGCGCTGGCTGGCGGTCAGCAGCAGCTGGTTTTCTTTTGCGGCGGTCCTTTTGGTTATGACCCGAGTTTACGTCGGGAGGCGGATTACCTGATTTCCCTGTCTCCCTTGACCTTTCCGCATGAACTGGCTCGTCTTTTACTCTGCGAGCAGCTGTATCGGGCGCTGACGATTATCAGGAATGAACCTTATCATTACTGA